Proteins encoded in a region of the Neoarius graeffei isolate fNeoGra1 chromosome 3, fNeoGra1.pri, whole genome shotgun sequence genome:
- the LOC132883614 gene encoding uncharacterized protein LOC132883614 isoform X1 has translation MAADLGLMSGHTSSLDITIISILFLIVYIALYTLCTTCFSATPECPEEKAIPSSLSLTVNPEDHWSTNRNMENVDAKSDSCFSQQMTPRIPDTPTFSVGSTGSVSPGLPALPPVPPIFCLTTFQVEPPMASSSGQQPKTVKTPPPEDPPNMNSGFSGAVSDEHPYACIDNVSVSGPSSPSLYDETHENQWESESPYHMVTEWTETANTCDLATFLPVTDSNKAQELRFIFPPLPAVQDGQSVINTDRTAIYAVVNRNTKSQKSIEEAPVEQDTKVLDENEAPPVPEKIFD, from the exons ATGGCTGCAGACCTGGGTTTGATGTCAGGCCACACTTCCTCCTTAGACATCACGATTATCTCCATCCTGTTCCTCATTGTCTACATTGCACTCTACACACTCTGCACCACCTGTTTCAG TGCGACTCCAGAGTGTCCAGAGGAGAAAGCCATACCTTCATCTCTTTCACTGACT GTGAATCCTGAAGATCACTGGAGCACAAATAGAAACATGGAAAATGTGGATG CTAAATCAGACAGTTGTTTTAGCCAACAAATGacacccaggattccagatacccCTACATTCTCTGTCGGATCTACAGGTTCAGTGTCTCCAGGACTTCCTGCTCTTCCACCAGTTCCACCAATTTTCTGTTTGACCACATTCCAGGTAGAACCTCCAATGGCATCCTCTTCAGGACAGCAACCTAAGACAGTCAAAACTCCTCCACCTGAAGATCCACCAAATATGAACAGTGGGTTTAGTGGGGCAGTCAGTGATGAGCATCCCTATGCCTGTATAGACAATGTAAGTGTCAGTGGACCTTCATCACCCTCCCTCTATGATGAAACCCATGAGAACCAATGGGAGAGCGAAAGTCCCTACCATATGGTGACAGAATGGACAGAGACTGCTAATACTTGTGACTTAGCCACATTCCTTCCTGTGACAGACAGCAATAAGGCACAGGAGTTGAGATTTATTTTCCCACCTCTCCCAGCTGTCCAGGATGGCCAGTCAGTAATTAACACAGACAGGACTGCTATCTATGCAGTGGTGAACAGGAATACCAAAAGTCAGAAAAGCATCGAAGAAGCTCCTGTTGAACAAGACACGAAGGTTTTGGATGAGAATGAAGCCCCGCCTGTTCCAGAAAAAATATTTGACTAG
- the paqr8 gene encoding membrane progestin receptor beta produces the protein MSSGVLGRLSTLTLNIKQLVVLPRLSPSFHSLSSPQATVGAPNVPSLFREPYIHSGYRPVGQPWHCYALSLFQSHNELLNVWSHLLAIPAVLLRFWLFAATKSLTLDTSSLPLCLYTLSALTYLTCSTLAHLLQSHSELSHYSLFFMDYVGVAVYQYGSALAHYFYCAEEEWRQSLVGALFLPGAALLGWLSCASCCFAKLRYRRPYPLRRKIFQIVPTSLAYMLDISPVALRLATRPCHEPVLVLHTLQVAFFLMAAFFFSCPVPECFFPGKCDIVGHGHQIFHLFLVMCTMCQMEAVFVDFLVQERTVVQVHGEWSVWLATGSFFVLVLCSMLTAAQMRLSVQRQLRRERMKSK, from the coding sequence ATGTCAAGTGGAGTTTTAGGCCGTCTGAGCACCTTGACACTCAACATTAAGCAGCTAGTTGTCCTGCCTCGTCTTTCCCCCTCTTTTCATTCCTTGTCATCCCCTCAAGCCACCGTGGGAGCCCCAAATGTGCCCAGCCTATTCCGTGAGCCCTACATCCATTCAGGCTACCGTCCTGTAGGCCAGCCATGGCACTGCTATGCACTCAGCCTCTTTCAAAGCCACAACGAGTTGCTGAATGTCTGGTCACACCTTTTAGCAATACCTGCTGTATTGCTACGCTTCTGGCTCTTTGCTGCCACAAAAAGCCTGACTCTAGACACCTCATCGCTGCCCCTCTGCCTCTACACCCTCTCAGCTCTGACCTACCTCACCTGTAGCACACTAGCCCACTTGCTTCAGTCTCACTCAGAGCTCTCCCACTACTCCCTCTTCTTCATGGATTATGTCGGCGTGGCTGTGTATCAGTATGGATCGGCGCTGGCTCATTATTTCTACTGTGCTGAGGAGGAATGGAGGCAGAGCTTGGTCGGGGCACTGTTCCTGCCTGGTGCTGCTTTACTGGGCTGGTTGTCATGTGCCAGCTGCTGCTTCGCCAAGTTGCGCTATCGCCGTCCATACCCGCTGCGCAGGAAGATCTTCCAGATTGTGCCCACTAGCCTGGCGTACATGTTGGACATCAGCCCTGTGGCACTCCGGCTAGCCACGAGACCCTGCCATGAGCCTGTCCTAGTGCTTCACACCCTGCAAGTGGCCTTCTTCCTGATGGCTGCCTTCTTCTTCTCATGCCCGGTGCCTGAGTGCTTTTTTCCAGGGAAGTGTGATATTGTAGGTCATGGGCACCAGATCTTTCACCTCTTCCTTGTTATGTGCACCATGTGCCAGATGGAGGCTGTTTTTGTGGACTTCTTGGTACAGGAACGCACAGTCGTGCAGGTGCATGGAGAGTGGAGTGTCTGGCTGGCCACAGGCTCTTTCTTTGTCCTGGTGTTGTGCAGCATGCTGACGGCAGCTCAAATGAGGCTGAGTGTCCAAAGGCAGCTGCGAAGAGAAAGAATGAAGAGCAAATGA
- the LOC132883614 gene encoding uncharacterized protein LOC132883614 isoform X2 translates to MGAFYNQLYITTKTISLAILSTLTHCLTDIKTWMNHNFLKLNSNKTEIIIFGPKSILPTCQNFSLCIDGHSVIPSPLVRNLGIYMDPALSFKLRINHVTKTSFFHLRNIARLRPTLSTPAAETLIHAFITSRLDYCNSLPSTVLQKLQYVQNSAAQLLTRSPSREHITPVLRQLHWFPIKQRVHFKILLITYKALNNLAPSYLTDLLHRHSPTCRLRSADANLLTPITTSKYRTLGDRAFAIAAPTLWNSLPLAIRNSDTLLSFKRHLKTHLFKTAYDT, encoded by the coding sequence ATGGGTGCATTCTACAACCAGCTTTACATCACCACTAAAACCATCTCCCTTGCCATCCTCTCCACCCTCACTCACTGCCTTACTGACATTAAAACCTGGATGAACCACAACTTCCTCAAACTAAACAGCAATAAAACTGAGATCATCATCTTTGGCCCAAAATCCATCCTTCCCACCTGTCAGAACTTCTCACTCTGTATCGATGGCCACTCTGTCATTCCCTCCCCCCTTGTCAGAAACCTTGGAATCTACATGGATCCTGCACTCTCATTCAAATTACGCATTAATCATGTAACCAAAACATCCTTTTTCCACCTACGAAACATTGCACGCCTGCGACCCACTCTTTCCACCCCAGCTGCAGAGACATTAATTCATGCCTTTATCACCTCCAGACTCGACTACTGCAATAGCCTTCCTTCTACTGTTCTTCAAAAACTACAATATGTTCAAAACTCTGCTGCCCAGCTGCTCACCCGCTCTCCCTCCAGAGAACATATCACCCCTGTCCTCCGTCAACTTCACTGGTTTCCCATAAAACAACGCGTACACTTCAAGATCCTCCTCATCACCTACAAGGCCCTCAACAACCTTGCACCCTCGTACCTGACTGATCTCCTCCATCGCCACTCCCCCACCTGCCGACTACGCTCTGCAGATGCCAACCTCCTCACTCCCATCACCACGTCCAAGTACCGGACCCTCGGAGACAGAGCCTTCGCCATCGCTGCCCCCACcctctggaactccctccccCTGGCCATCCGTAACTCCGATACACTACTTTCCTTCAAGCGCCATCTCAAAACCCACCTGTTCAAGACTGCATATGACACTTGA